A section of the Agromyces aurantiacus genome encodes:
- a CDS encoding acylneuraminate cytidylyltransferase: protein MSRNQDAGNSAAVARAASAGGGVAGERAAGAGAARGTAAAGGRARERGDAARAIAIIPARGGSQGLPGKNVARVGGVPLVARAVHAALAADRVGRVVVTTDDDEIADIAIAAGAEVVERPAELAGAEASSESALRHALGVLGSSGPGPGSADAGSGADDITVFVQATSPFIDPADLAAAIERVASGERDVVFAATPTHAFLWREDEANATAIGVNHDASHRARRQDREPEFLETGAFYVFRTDGFLAAGHRFFGRIGIQAVHPDTAIEIDDAADLARARALAPRVDRRLAGGVAAALARRAGAGTAWVADPRHPFIDVDAVVTDFDGVHTDDTAGLDELGRESVRVSRADGAGVARLREAGIPMLILSAEANPVVSRRAEKLGVDCIQGLADKGAALREWAAARGIRLDRIAYLGNDRGDIPALDLVGWPLAVPDAAPDALERARHVLERHGGHGAVRELAELVLAARDARRRAEAPIDTDVDADAIADRDPAREPRELDPAHPTRGQREAMAAASVTST, encoded by the coding sequence ATGAGTCGCAACCAGGACGCCGGGAACTCCGCCGCCGTGGCGCGTGCGGCATCCGCGGGAGGCGGTGTCGCGGGGGAACGCGCCGCCGGGGCGGGTGCGGCACGCGGCACGGCGGCGGCAGGTGGCCGCGCCCGCGAGCGCGGTGATGCCGCGCGGGCGATCGCGATCATCCCCGCGCGCGGCGGGTCGCAGGGCCTTCCGGGCAAGAACGTCGCGCGCGTCGGCGGCGTGCCGCTGGTCGCGCGTGCGGTGCACGCCGCGCTCGCCGCCGACCGGGTCGGGCGGGTCGTGGTGACGACCGACGACGACGAGATCGCGGACATCGCCATCGCGGCCGGCGCCGAGGTCGTCGAGCGGCCGGCCGAGCTGGCCGGGGCCGAGGCCTCGAGCGAGTCCGCCCTGCGGCACGCGCTGGGCGTGCTGGGATCCTCGGGCCCGGGCCCGGGGTCGGCGGATGCCGGGTCGGGAGCCGACGACATCACGGTGTTCGTGCAGGCGACCTCGCCGTTCATCGACCCCGCCGACCTCGCTGCGGCGATCGAGCGAGTCGCGTCGGGCGAACGGGACGTCGTGTTCGCGGCCACGCCGACGCACGCGTTCCTCTGGCGCGAGGACGAGGCGAACGCGACCGCGATCGGCGTCAACCACGACGCCTCGCACCGCGCACGCCGCCAGGACCGCGAACCGGAGTTCCTCGAGACCGGCGCGTTCTACGTCTTCCGCACCGACGGATTCCTGGCGGCGGGCCACCGCTTCTTCGGCCGGATCGGCATCCAGGCCGTGCACCCCGACACCGCGATCGAGATCGACGACGCCGCCGATCTCGCGCGGGCGCGGGCGCTCGCGCCGCGCGTCGACCGGCGCCTCGCGGGCGGCGTGGCCGCGGCGCTCGCGCGTCGAGCCGGCGCCGGCACGGCGTGGGTGGCCGACCCGCGGCATCCGTTCATCGACGTCGACGCGGTCGTGACCGACTTCGACGGCGTCCACACCGACGACACCGCCGGTCTCGACGAGCTCGGCCGCGAATCGGTGCGGGTCAGCCGTGCCGACGGCGCGGGCGTCGCCCGGCTGCGCGAGGCGGGCATCCCCATGCTCATTCTCAGCGCCGAAGCGAACCCCGTGGTCAGCCGGCGCGCCGAGAAACTCGGCGTCGACTGCATCCAGGGGCTCGCCGACAAGGGCGCGGCGCTCCGCGAGTGGGCGGCCGCCCGCGGCATCCGCCTCGACCGCATCGCCTACCTCGGCAACGATCGCGGCGACATCCCCGCACTCGACCTCGTGGGCTGGCCGCTGGCGGTGCCGGATGCCGCGCCGGACGCGCTCGAGCGGGCTCGGCACGTGCTCGAACGGCACGGCGGGCACGGCGCAGTGCGCGAGCTCGCCGAACTCGTGCTCGCCGCGCGCGACGCGCGGCGCCGCGCCGAAGCACCCATCGACACCGACGTCGACGCCGACGCGATCGCCGACCGCGACCCGGCCCGCGAGCCGCGAGAGCTCGACCCCGCCCATCCGACGCGCGGGCAGCGCGAGGCGATGGCCGCGGCATCCGTCACCTCGACCTGA
- a CDS encoding gamma carbonic anhydrase family protein → MSADPSARILTISGTPAPELDPTAFVALGAVVVGQVRLAAQSSVWYNAVLRAEAETITLGERSNLQDGVVCHVDAGYPVTIGSGVSVGHRAVLHGCTVEDDCLIGMGATILNGAVIGRGSLVAAGAVVLEGTVVPPGSLVAGVPGKVRRELTADEQVGIRRNAEAYLAHVARHTAPVD, encoded by the coding sequence ATGAGCGCCGACCCGTCCGCCCGCATCCTCACCATCTCCGGCACCCCGGCGCCCGAGCTCGACCCGACCGCGTTCGTCGCGCTCGGTGCCGTGGTCGTCGGCCAGGTGCGCCTCGCCGCGCAGTCGAGCGTCTGGTACAACGCGGTGCTGCGCGCCGAGGCCGAGACCATCACGCTCGGCGAGCGCTCGAACCTGCAGGACGGCGTCGTCTGCCACGTCGACGCGGGCTACCCCGTGACGATCGGCAGCGGGGTCTCGGTCGGGCACCGCGCGGTGCTGCACGGCTGCACCGTCGAGGACGACTGCCTCATCGGCATGGGCGCGACGATCCTCAACGGCGCCGTGATCGGCCGCGGCTCACTCGTCGCGGCCGGCGCCGTGGTGCTCGAGGGCACCGTCGTGCCGCCCGGCTCGCTCGTCGCCGGGGTGCCCGGCAAGGTGCGGCGCGAGCTCACCGCCGACGAGCAGGTCGGCATCCGACGCAACGCCGAGGCGTACCTCGCGCACGTCGCCCGGCACACCGCGCCCGTCGACTGA
- a CDS encoding MFS transporter produces MSITESSRARAATTSALPWRVLIALASAVFLSITIEMLPTGLLPEMSADLGVGEPLVGLLVSVFAFTVVVTSTPLTALTRRMSRRSLLTAVLVVLAASTLLSAVVPEYWMLVGVRVVGGVAHGLFWALVGAYPARIVADAQLGRAVSVVLGGGTIALIAGVPLATALGQAVGWRAAFALVAALTLVGALVLRAVLPPDGETAAARAVAEGATAPAAPADRADAASASPGIARTRANPGAAAVLAVCLVTAVVMVGQYATLTYIAPILTEVVGAPSSAVAPLLFASGLAGAAGLAVAGTPVARNGARALVVALAVIAAALVVMATVPALWPAIGAYLVWGFAFGAVPPLLQTRLLHAAAPEKRDAASALYTTAFNVGIGGGALIGGLLFSGFGVASIPLALVVLAVLAAGIVAVSARAAQPRTAVAAGPVRSSTT; encoded by the coding sequence ATGTCGATCACCGAATCGTCGCGCGCCCGCGCGGCCACCACCTCCGCCCTGCCCTGGCGCGTGCTCATCGCCCTCGCCTCGGCCGTGTTCCTGTCCATCACCATCGAGATGCTGCCGACCGGCCTCCTGCCCGAGATGAGCGCCGATCTCGGCGTGGGCGAGCCCCTCGTGGGGCTGCTCGTCTCCGTCTTCGCCTTCACGGTCGTCGTCACGTCGACCCCGCTGACCGCGCTCACCCGGCGGATGTCGCGTCGCTCGCTGCTCACGGCCGTGCTGGTCGTGCTCGCCGCGTCCACCCTGCTCAGCGCGGTCGTGCCCGAGTACTGGATGCTCGTCGGCGTCCGCGTCGTCGGCGGCGTGGCGCACGGGCTGTTCTGGGCGCTCGTCGGCGCCTACCCCGCGCGGATCGTCGCCGACGCGCAGCTCGGCCGGGCGGTGTCGGTCGTGCTCGGCGGCGGCACCATCGCGCTCATCGCGGGCGTGCCGCTCGCCACCGCGCTCGGCCAGGCGGTCGGCTGGCGCGCGGCCTTCGCGCTCGTGGCCGCCCTGACGCTCGTCGGCGCGCTCGTGCTGCGTGCGGTGCTGCCGCCGGATGGCGAGACCGCCGCCGCGCGCGCCGTCGCCGAGGGCGCGACCGCGCCCGCCGCGCCCGCCGATCGCGCGGACGCGGCATCCGCCTCGCCCGGCATCGCGAGAACGCGCGCGAACCCCGGTGCTGCGGCCGTGCTCGCGGTGTGCCTCGTGACCGCCGTGGTCATGGTCGGGCAGTACGCGACGTTGACCTACATCGCACCGATCCTGACCGAGGTGGTCGGCGCGCCGTCGTCGGCCGTCGCGCCGCTGCTCTTCGCGTCCGGGCTCGCCGGCGCGGCCGGCCTCGCGGTCGCCGGCACGCCCGTCGCGCGCAACGGCGCTCGCGCCCTGGTGGTCGCACTCGCCGTGATCGCGGCGGCCCTCGTCGTCATGGCGACGGTGCCCGCGCTCTGGCCGGCGATCGGGGCATACCTCGTGTGGGGCTTCGCGTTCGGCGCGGTGCCGCCGCTGCTCCAGACGCGGCTGCTGCACGCCGCCGCGCCCGAGAAGCGCGACGCCGCGAGCGCGCTCTACACGACCGCGTTCAACGTCGGCATCGGCGGCGGGGCGCTCATCGGCGGCCTGCTGTTCAGCGGGTTCGGCGTCGCCTCGATCCCGCTCGCGCTCGTCGTGCTCGCGGTGCTCGCGGCCGGAATCGTCGCCGTCTCGGCCCGGGCGGCTCAGCCGCGCACGGCGGTCGCGGCCGGGCCCGTGCGGTCGTCGACGACGTAG
- a CDS encoding N-acetylneuraminate synthase family protein: MSVRIGHAAIGEYEPVYVIAEIGLNHNGDVELAKRLIEVAAQAGAQAVKFQKRTPDVSTPEHMKLMPRETPWGTMTYLEYRHRVEFGRDEYAQIAAHAVLHGLDWFASPWDVPAVADLESYGVVAHKIASASVTDLELLEAVRDTGKPVILSTGMSTMDEIDRAVTVLGTERLVILHATSSYPMPPEEANLLMIPALTRRFPGVPVGYSGHERGLQISLAAVALGATCVERHITLDRTMWGSDHSASLEPQGLEHLVRDIRIIGDALGDGVKRVYPGEEAPKAKLRRVLA; encoded by the coding sequence ATGTCCGTGCGCATCGGCCACGCCGCCATCGGCGAGTACGAGCCCGTCTACGTCATCGCCGAGATCGGCCTGAACCACAACGGCGACGTCGAGCTCGCGAAGCGCCTCATCGAGGTGGCCGCGCAGGCGGGCGCGCAGGCGGTGAAGTTCCAGAAGCGCACGCCCGACGTCTCGACGCCCGAGCACATGAAGCTCATGCCGCGCGAGACGCCGTGGGGCACCATGACCTACCTCGAGTACCGGCACCGGGTCGAGTTCGGCCGCGACGAGTACGCGCAGATCGCCGCTCATGCCGTGCTGCACGGCCTCGACTGGTTCGCCTCGCCGTGGGACGTGCCCGCGGTCGCCGACCTCGAGTCGTACGGCGTCGTCGCGCACAAGATCGCGTCGGCCTCGGTCACCGACCTCGAGCTGCTCGAGGCGGTCCGCGACACGGGCAAGCCCGTCATCCTCTCGACCGGCATGTCGACCATGGACGAGATCGACCGCGCCGTCACGGTGCTCGGCACCGAGCGCCTCGTGATCCTGCACGCGACCTCGAGCTACCCGATGCCGCCCGAGGAGGCGAACCTGCTCATGATCCCCGCGCTCACGCGGCGGTTCCCCGGCGTGCCCGTCGGCTACTCGGGCCACGAGCGGGGACTGCAGATCTCGCTCGCGGCCGTCGCGCTCGGCGCGACCTGCGTCGAACGGCACATCACGCTCGACCGCACCATGTGGGGCTCCGACCATTCGGCGTCGCTCGAGCCGCAGGGCCTCGAGCACCTCGTGCGCGACATCCGCATCATCGGCGACGCGCTCGGCGACGGCGTCAAGCGCGTCTACCCCGGCGAGGAGGCGCCGAAGGCCAAGCTCCGCCGGGTGCTCGCGTGA
- the purU gene encoding formyltetrahydrofolate deformylase → MTDAEPHSPHLHHWVVTLSCTDGPGIVHAVSGAIVAARGNITESQQFASHDTGRFFMRVQVESSAGRDEFEAALAPVVERWGMDLHLDEVGRPLRTLVLASTAGHCVNDLLFRQRAGQLPIEIPLVLSNHGTLRDLVDFYGVPFESEPVTSPETKAAFERRILEAVEEHDIELVVLARYMQILSPELCDILAGRCINIHHSFLPGFKGANPYRQAHARGVKLIGATAHFVTSDLDEGPIIEQNVVRVDHSRSVAELVAIGQDEESRTLSQAVKWFAERRVLLDGQRTVIFR, encoded by the coding sequence ATGACCGATGCCGAGCCGCACAGCCCCCACCTGCACCACTGGGTCGTCACGCTGAGCTGCACCGACGGCCCGGGCATCGTGCACGCGGTGAGCGGCGCGATCGTCGCCGCGCGCGGCAACATCACCGAGAGCCAGCAGTTCGCGAGCCACGACACCGGGCGCTTCTTCATGCGCGTGCAGGTCGAGTCGTCGGCGGGCCGCGACGAGTTCGAGGCGGCGCTCGCGCCGGTCGTCGAGCGCTGGGGCATGGACCTCCACCTCGACGAGGTCGGCCGGCCCCTGCGCACGCTCGTGCTCGCGTCGACCGCGGGGCACTGCGTGAACGACCTGCTCTTCCGTCAGCGGGCCGGGCAGCTGCCGATCGAGATCCCGCTCGTGCTGTCGAACCACGGCACGCTGCGCGACCTCGTCGACTTCTACGGCGTGCCGTTCGAGTCCGAGCCCGTGACCTCGCCCGAGACGAAGGCGGCGTTCGAGCGCCGCATCCTCGAGGCCGTCGAGGAGCACGACATCGAGCTCGTCGTGCTCGCGCGGTACATGCAGATCCTCTCGCCCGAGCTCTGCGACATCCTCGCCGGGCGGTGCATCAACATCCACCACTCGTTCCTGCCCGGGTTCAAGGGCGCGAACCCCTACCGGCAGGCGCACGCACGGGGCGTGAAGCTCATCGGCGCGACCGCGCACTTCGTGACCAGCGACCTCGACGAGGGCCCGATCATCGAGCAGAACGTCGTGCGCGTCGACCACTCGCGCTCGGTCGCCGAGCTCGTCGCGATCGGCCAGGACGAGGAGAGCCGCACGCTCTCGCAGGCCGTCAAGTGGTTCGCGGAGCGACGCGTGCTGCTCGACGGCCAGCGCACCGTCATCTTCCGCTGA
- a CDS encoding sigma-70 family RNA polymerase sigma factor, whose protein sequence is MAPARTADADLVEAARRGDRDAYAELWRRHAASARTVAVSHSSFDADDLVAEAFTRVYDAIRAGGGPNGAFRPYLFTTIRNTAASWGRARRETSMEALDQLEDPTTSETAALESLDRSTTAQAFRALPTRWQEVLWYCEVERMSPAQVAPLVGMSANATAALAYRAREGLRQEWIRAHLRGAAAEPECAWTIDRLGAYTRGRLRSRDTAKLEAHLDGCARCTIVAAEAREVGSRLALVLLPLAAGAGAATAYSAWLQQGAPVAQFAAGAAGAAGAVHAAGDVVVAGAAGSGGAASGGASVGTGAAAAGSTSGGGLAAVGAGAGTLALAAAAVAAIAVMPMLVPAPAEPPSAEAASPAVDAEAPAAIALPAPAPSPAPPAPVPADEVLPAEPALAVPIEAPPAAPAESATPPAPPVDAIALPPVVTLVDTAGGLVDPIVSGTAEAGATVTVTASSGGAAQAVADAGGAWSAVLVGLPAGSVEITAVQTDVAGNRSAPSAPVAIALSAPSLAFTALGAWLDTVFTGVPGATVQILADGVPIDEVVLDDRGTAVFEVLAPANHTWSASVRYVVDDRTGPAATAVRG, encoded by the coding sequence GTGGCCCCTGCGCGCACCGCCGACGCCGACCTCGTCGAAGCCGCCCGCCGCGGCGACCGCGACGCCTACGCCGAGCTCTGGCGGCGCCATGCGGCGTCCGCCCGCACCGTGGCCGTCTCCCACTCGAGCTTCGACGCCGACGACCTCGTCGCCGAGGCGTTCACGAGGGTGTACGACGCGATCCGCGCGGGCGGCGGCCCGAACGGCGCGTTCCGCCCGTACCTGTTCACCACGATCCGCAACACCGCCGCGAGCTGGGGGCGTGCGCGACGCGAGACGTCGATGGAGGCGCTCGACCAGCTCGAGGATCCGACCACGAGCGAGACGGCCGCGCTCGAGTCGCTCGACCGGTCGACGACCGCGCAGGCGTTCCGCGCGCTCCCGACGCGGTGGCAGGAGGTGCTCTGGTACTGCGAGGTCGAGCGGATGTCGCCGGCGCAGGTCGCACCGCTCGTCGGCATGTCCGCCAATGCGACGGCCGCACTCGCCTACCGTGCGCGTGAGGGGCTCCGCCAGGAGTGGATCCGCGCGCACCTGCGCGGCGCCGCCGCAGAACCCGAGTGCGCGTGGACGATCGACCGCCTCGGCGCCTACACGCGCGGCAGGCTGCGCTCGCGCGATACCGCGAAGCTCGAGGCGCACCTCGACGGGTGCGCGCGCTGCACCATCGTGGCCGCCGAGGCGAGGGAGGTCGGCTCGCGGCTCGCGCTCGTGCTGCTGCCGCTCGCAGCGGGGGCGGGTGCGGCGACCGCGTACTCCGCCTGGCTGCAGCAGGGCGCGCCGGTCGCGCAGTTCGCGGCAGGCGCCGCCGGCGCTGCGGGCGCGGTGCACGCCGCGGGCGACGTCGTGGTCGCCGGCGCGGCCGGCTCGGGCGGGGCCGCGTCCGGTGGCGCATCGGTCGGCACGGGTGCCGCGGCGGCCGGGTCGACCTCGGGCGGCGGGCTCGCCGCGGTCGGGGCCGGCGCAGGCACCCTCGCGCTCGCAGCGGCCGCGGTCGCGGCGATCGCCGTGATGCCGATGCTCGTGCCCGCACCGGCCGAACCGCCGTCCGCCGAGGCGGCCTCGCCCGCGGTCGATGCGGAGGCTCCCGCCGCGATCGCACTCCCGGCGCCGGCTCCGTCGCCGGCGCCGCCGGCTCCGGTCCCCGCCGACGAGGTCCTCCCGGCCGAACCGGCCCTCGCGGTTCCGATCGAGGCGCCGCCCGCCGCGCCCGCCGAGTCGGCGACGCCGCCCGCACCGCCCGTCGACGCGATCGCGCTCCCCCCGGTCGTGACCCTCGTCGACACGGCCGGCGGACTCGTCGACCCGATCGTCTCGGGCACCGCGGAGGCCGGCGCGACCGTGACGGTCACCGCCTCGAGCGGAGGTGCGGCCCAGGCGGTCGCCGACGCGGGCGGCGCCTGGTCGGCCGTGCTGGTCGGGCTGCCCGCCGGTTCCGTCGAGATCACGGCGGTGCAGACGGATGTCGCGGGCAACCGGTCGGCGCCGTCGGCGCCGGTCGCGATCGCGCTCTCCGCCCCGTCGCTGGCCTTCACCGCGCTCGGCGCGTGGCTCGACACGGTCTTCACGGGCGTGCCGGGCGCGACGGTGCAGATCCTCGCCGACGGCGTGCCCATCGACGAGGTGGTGCTCGACGACCGGGGCACGGCGGTCTTCGAGGTGCTCGCACCCGCCAACCACACGTGGTCGGCGAGCGTGCGCTACGTCGTCGACGACCGCACGGGCCCGGCCGCGACCGCCGTGCGCGGCTGA
- the glyA gene encoding serine hydroxymethyltransferase: protein MAESLTTDAPADAVAGAASVFNQPLAEVDPEIAEVLEQELNRQRTTLEMIASENFVPVSVLQSQGSVLTNKYAEGYPGRRYYGGCEFVDVAENLAIARAKSLFGAEYANVQPHSGATANAAVLSAIATPGDTILGLELAHGGHLTHGMKLNFSGKLYNAVSYGVDPETFLVDMDVVRDKAREHKPQVIIAGWSAYPRQLDFAAFREIADEVGAKLWVDMAHFAGLVAAGLHPNPVPHADVVSSTVHKTIGGPRSGFILSRDMELAKKLNSNVFPGQQGGPLMHVIAAKATAFKIAASEEFKDRQARTIRGAGILASRLVADDSRAAGVDVLTGGTDVHLVLADLRTSELDGQQAEDRLHEVGITVNRNAVPFDPRPPMVTSGLRIGTPALATRGFGDAEFTEVADVIALALQANPDVAALRSRVTALTDAFPLYPGLQQ, encoded by the coding sequence TTGGCCGAGTCCCTCACCACCGACGCCCCCGCCGACGCCGTCGCGGGCGCCGCATCCGTCTTCAACCAGCCCCTCGCCGAGGTCGATCCCGAGATCGCCGAGGTGCTCGAGCAGGAGCTGAACCGCCAGCGCACCACGCTCGAGATGATCGCGAGCGAGAACTTCGTGCCCGTCTCGGTGCTGCAGTCGCAGGGCTCGGTGCTCACGAACAAGTACGCCGAGGGCTACCCGGGCCGCCGCTACTACGGCGGCTGCGAGTTCGTCGATGTCGCCGAGAACCTCGCGATCGCGCGCGCCAAGTCGCTGTTCGGCGCCGAGTACGCCAACGTGCAGCCGCACTCGGGCGCGACCGCGAACGCCGCGGTGCTGTCCGCGATCGCGACGCCCGGCGACACCATCCTCGGCCTCGAGCTGGCCCACGGCGGCCACCTCACGCACGGCATGAAGCTGAACTTCTCGGGCAAGCTCTACAACGCCGTGTCGTACGGCGTCGACCCCGAGACGTTCCTCGTCGACATGGACGTGGTGCGCGACAAGGCCCGCGAGCACAAGCCGCAGGTCATCATCGCCGGCTGGTCGGCCTACCCGCGCCAGCTCGACTTCGCCGCGTTCCGCGAGATCGCCGACGAGGTCGGCGCGAAGCTCTGGGTCGACATGGCGCACTTCGCCGGCCTCGTCGCCGCGGGCCTGCACCCGAACCCCGTGCCCCACGCCGACGTCGTGAGCTCGACCGTGCACAAGACCATCGGCGGCCCGCGCTCGGGCTTCATCCTCTCGCGCGACATGGAACTCGCGAAGAAGCTGAACTCGAACGTCTTCCCGGGCCAGCAGGGCGGCCCGCTCATGCACGTCATCGCCGCGAAGGCGACGGCGTTCAAGATCGCGGCGTCCGAGGAGTTCAAGGACCGCCAGGCCCGCACGATCCGGGGCGCGGGCATCCTCGCGTCGCGCCTCGTCGCCGACGACTCGCGCGCGGCCGGCGTCGACGTGCTCACGGGCGGCACCGACGTGCACCTCGTGCTCGCCGACCTGCGCACCTCCGAGCTCGACGGCCAGCAGGCCGAGGACCGTCTGCACGAGGTCGGCATCACCGTGAACCGCAACGCGGTGCCGTTCGACCCGCGCCCGCCGATGGTCACGTCTGGCCTGCGCATCGGCACGCCCGCGCTCGCGACCCGCGGGTTCGGCGACGCCGAGTTCACCGAGGTCGCCGACGTCATCGCGCTCGCGCTGCAGGCGAACCCGGATGTCGCGGCGCTCCGTTCGCGCGTGACCGCGCTGACCGACGCGTTCCCGCTCTACCCGGGCCTGCAGCAGTAG
- a CDS encoding bifunctional methylenetetrahydrofolate dehydrogenase/methenyltetrahydrofolate cyclohydrolase: MTAITLDGVATASAVKSELSTRITELRAHGVVPGLGTLLVGDDPASRSYVAGKHRDCAEVGIESIRVDLPASATTADVRAAIRDLNSAREVTGYIVQLPLPTGHDENAMLELIDPLKDADGLHPTNLGRLVLGIEGELHSPLPCTPAGIVEMLQRYDVPIRGQHVTVIGRGLTVGRPLGLLFTRKGLDATVTLTHSRTRDLAAEVRRADIVVAAVGVPHMVKPDWIKPGAAVLDVGITRVADEETGKGRLTGDVDPAVAEVAGHLSPNPGGVGPMTRAMLLANVVKAAEVKLRGR, translated from the coding sequence ATGACCGCGATCACCCTCGACGGCGTCGCCACCGCATCGGCCGTGAAGTCGGAGCTGTCGACGCGCATCACCGAACTCCGGGCGCACGGCGTCGTGCCGGGCCTCGGCACGCTGCTCGTCGGCGACGACCCCGCCTCGCGCTCGTACGTCGCCGGAAAGCACCGCGACTGCGCCGAGGTCGGCATCGAGTCGATCCGCGTCGACCTGCCGGCGTCGGCGACGACGGCCGACGTGCGCGCGGCGATCCGCGACCTCAACTCGGCGCGCGAGGTGACGGGCTACATCGTGCAGCTGCCGCTGCCCACGGGGCACGACGAGAACGCGATGCTGGAGCTCATCGACCCCCTCAAGGACGCCGACGGCTTGCACCCCACGAACCTCGGGCGGCTCGTGCTCGGCATCGAGGGCGAGCTGCACTCGCCGCTGCCGTGCACGCCCGCGGGCATCGTCGAGATGCTCCAGCGCTACGACGTGCCGATCCGCGGCCAGCACGTGACCGTCATCGGTCGCGGTCTCACCGTCGGCCGCCCGCTCGGCCTGCTCTTCACGCGCAAGGGCCTGGATGCCACGGTGACGCTGACGCACTCGCGCACGCGCGACCTCGCCGCCGAGGTGCGGCGAGCCGACATCGTCGTCGCGGCCGTGGGCGTGCCCCACATGGTCAAGCCCGACTGGATCAAGCCGGGCGCCGCGGTGCTCGACGTGGGCATCACGCGCGTCGCCGACGAGGAGACCGGCAAGGGCCGGCTCACGGGCGACGTCGACCCGGCCGTCGCCGAGGTCGCCGGGCACCTCTCGCCGAACCCCGGCGGGGTCGGCCCGATGACGCGCGCCATGCTCCTCGCGAACGTCGTGAAGGCGGCGGAGGTCAAGCTCCGCGGGCGCTGA
- a CDS encoding N-acetylglucosamine-6-phosphate deacetylase, whose product MSSATVIHSARLVSGGDTVPDAWVRFEGDRVVGRGIGDGWRDADGRAAGEVTDAAGRVLAPGFIDLHCHGGGGASAEEGEDALGTVLATHRAHGTTRSVLSLVTAAVDELETRLAAIARVAASDPLLLGSHLEGPFLDHEFRGAHDPARLRRADAEAIDRLLAAADGSLRQITIAPEHDGAAEAIARFTDAGAAVAVGHTGADFDTALRAFDAGAAILTHAFNGMRGIHHRAPGPVVAAMHADHVTLEVINDGVHVHPDVVRLAFAGAPGRVALVTDAMAATGSADGRYVLGSLEVDVVDGVARLAEGGSIAGSTLTQDVALRRAVLEARLSLEDAVTAVTMTPAAAIGRAHDLGRLEPGYAADAVLLGDDLEVEAVWAAGVRRS is encoded by the coding sequence GTGAGCAGCGCGACCGTGATCCACTCCGCCCGCCTCGTCTCGGGCGGCGACACCGTTCCCGACGCGTGGGTGCGCTTCGAGGGCGACCGGGTCGTCGGGCGCGGCATCGGCGACGGATGGCGCGACGCCGACGGACGCGCGGCGGGCGAGGTGACGGATGCCGCGGGCCGCGTCCTCGCACCCGGCTTCATCGACCTGCACTGCCACGGCGGCGGCGGCGCGTCGGCCGAGGAGGGCGAGGACGCACTCGGCACGGTGCTCGCGACGCACCGCGCACACGGCACGACGCGCTCGGTGCTCTCGCTCGTGACGGCGGCGGTCGACGAGCTCGAGACCCGTCTCGCCGCGATCGCTCGCGTCGCGGCATCCGACCCGCTGCTGCTCGGTTCGCACCTGGAGGGCCCCTTCCTCGACCACGAGTTCCGCGGCGCGCACGATCCCGCCCGGCTGCGGCGCGCCGACGCCGAGGCGATCGATCGGCTGCTCGCCGCGGCCGACGGTTCGCTGCGGCAGATCACGATCGCGCCCGAGCACGACGGCGCAGCGGAGGCGATCGCGCGCTTCACCGACGCGGGCGCCGCGGTCGCGGTCGGGCACACTGGCGCCGACTTCGACACCGCGCTCCGCGCGTTCGACGCGGGGGCGGCGATCCTGACGCACGCGTTCAACGGCATGCGCGGCATCCACCATCGGGCGCCCGGGCCCGTGGTCGCCGCGATGCACGCCGACCACGTGACCCTCGAGGTGATCAACGACGGCGTGCACGTGCACCCCGACGTGGTCCGGCTGGCGTTCGCGGGCGCGCCGGGGCGCGTCGCGCTCGTGACCGATGCGATGGCGGCGACCGGGTCGGCCGACGGCCGGTACGTGCTGGGATCGCTCGAGGTCGACGTGGTCGACGGCGTCGCGCGGCTCGCCGAGGGTGGATCGATCGCCGGCTCGACCCTCACGCAGGACGTCGCGCTGCGCCGCGCGGTGCTCGAGGCGCGGCTCTCGCTCGAGGACGCCGTCACAGCGGTGACGATGACCCCTGCGGCCGCGATCGGCCGCGCCCACGACCTCGGCCGGCTCGAGCCCGGGTACGCGGCCGATGCAGTGCTGCTCGGCGACGACCTCGAGGTCGAGGCGGTGTGGGCGGCGGGCGTGCGCCGCTCCTGA